CGTGTCGATGTTCGCTGGCATGCTGTTCCTCGCCTTCGGTTCGCGGAACAGCACCCGCCCCTGGGCTCTCGCCATCCCCGCCGCGTGCACGGTGGCCGGCATCATCCTCCTCATGGTGGCGCCGATCCAGACGGCCCTGCTGTCCGCGTGCCTCACGGGCCTGGGCCTCGGCATCTTCCCGCTCGTCCTGGCGATCATCAGCCAGAGCGGCCGCACCCCCGCCGAGACCACGGCGCTCTCCACCGCCGCGCAGTCCCTGGGGTACTTCTTCTCGGCACTCGGCCCGCTCGGCATCGGCCTCCTGCACGGCCTGACCGGGCAGTGGATCCTGCCGCTGGGCGTGGCGGTCGGCGTCGCGGTCGTCCTGACCGTGGCCGCCTTCGTGCTGGGCCGTCTGCACAGCGGGCACGGACCTCGCGTGGTGGTCGCGTCGCAGCAGGCCTCCCGGGGCGGCGAGTGATCCAGTGACCACCGCTCGGAACACGTCGAAGTCCGCCACCCCCGCCGGCGGCCTGCATCACCCCGAGGGACGGCAGCCGCTGGCGGCCGCCGTCGCGCGGCAGCTCCGCGAGGCGATCGCGTCCGGCGCGTGGGAGATCGGGCAGCGGATCCCCACCGAATCGGAGCTCATGGAGCGTTTCCAGGTTTCCCGCGGCACCCTGCGGGAAGGCATCAAGGCCCTGGCCCACGCCGGGGTCCTGGAGGTCCGGCAGGGCGACGGCACCTACGTCCGTGCCCGCAGCGAGCTCGAAGGCACGGCCAGCAGGAGCGTCGGCGAGCACACGGCCGCCCATGTGTTCGAGGTCCGTCAGGTCCTGGACACCCAGGCCGCGCGGCTCGCAGCCCAGCGCGCGGAGGCCCCGGGCATCGAGGAACTGCAGCGCATCCTGGACGCCTCGCTCGAGGCATGGCACGCCGGCAGGATCGCCGAGTGGGCGGATCTGGACTGGGAGTTCCACCGCGGCGTGGCCCGGCTCAGCGGCAACCCGCTGCTGGAACAGCTGTATTCGGGCTTCGCAGGGGCCTTCAAGCGCGATCTGCTCAACCAGTCGGAGCACCGGGACTTCGACCCCAGCCTCCAGCCGGGGCACCAGGACCTCCTCACGGCCCTCGCCTCCGGCGACCCGGAGACCGCGGAACGGAGCGTCCGCTGCGGCCTGGAGATCGCCGAATCCCGGAGCTGAGTGCGCTGTTAACGACGTTGAGTGCTCAGTTGTTGCGGGTGTTCGGCGGAAACACCCGCAACAACTGGGCACTCAACGTGCCCAACGTGCGGCGCCGTGCGGAGGTCAGGAGCCGACGACGGCGCCCGCCCCGTCGCGCGAGATGCTCACCATCTCCTCGCGGGACACGACCTTGATGCGCTCGCGCTCGACGCTCACCCCGTGCGAGCCGCCGCCGGCCGTGGCCTCGGCGCCGAGTGCGCGCTCGTGGGCGTCCAGACGGTTCCAGCCATCCCAGCTCGTGTACTGCACGCCGCGGCTTTCGAGCAACGCGACCACGGCGTTCTCCGCGGCGTCGTCCGCCACGGGGAGGGCCGTGCGGTCCTCCAGCAGGTGGGTGATGGTTTCGAGGGCGTCACCCTTGGTGTGGCCGATGAGACCGACCGGTCCGCGCTTGATCCAGCCCGTGGCGTAGACGCCCGGCACCGGGGCTCCCGAGGCGTCGAGGACGCGGCCGCCGTCGTTGATCACGACGCCCTTGCGGTGGTCGAACTCGACGCCCGGCAGGGGCGAACCGAAGTAGCCGATGGTCCGGTAGACCGCCTGAACCGGGTAATCCACGTACTCGCCGGTGCCGCGGGCGTTGCCCGTGCCGTCGAGCTCGGTGCGCTCGAAGCGGATGCCGGCCACCTTGCCCGGGGTTTCCGGGGAGTCGGTGATCTCCACCGGGGAGTGCAGGAAGTGCAGGTGCAGGCGGCGGGACGCGGTCAGCTCGGAGAGGTCCTCGGGCTGCTCGGCGAACCAGTTGGTCAGCGTCCCGACCATGGTCTTGATCTGGTTGTTGCTCTGGATCGCCTCATCGGAGGCCTCGTCGAACTCGAAGTCCTCGGCGTAGAGGATGATGTCCACGTCCTGGGAGTGGGACAGCTCGCGCAGTTCCAGCGGGGTGAACTTGATCTGGGCGGGACCGCGGCGCCCGAAGACGTGGACATCCGTCACCGGGCTCGCCTTCAGGCCGGCGTAGACGTTGTCCGGGATCTCGGTGACCAGCAGGTCGTCCGCGTGCTTCGACAGGACGCGCGCGACGTCCAGCGCGACGTTGCCGTTGCCGATGACCGCGACCTCCTTGGCCTCGAGCGGCCACTCGCGCGGGACGTCCGGGTGGCCGTCGTACCAGGAGACGAAGTCCGCGCCGCCGAAGGAGCCTTCCAGCTCGACGCCGGGAATGTTGAGGTCCGCGTCCTTGATGGCGCCCGTGGCGAAGATGACGGCGTCGTAGTGCTTCCGCAGGTCCTCCAGGGAAAGGTCCGTGCCGTAGTCGACGTTGCCGAAGAAGCGGATGTCGCCGCGGTCCAGCACCTTGTGCAAAGCGTTCACGATGCCCTTGATCCGAGGGTGGTCCGGGGCCACGCCATAGCGGATCAGGCCGTACGGCGCCGGGTAGCGGTCGAACAGGTCGATGCTGACGGTGAGCTCCCCGCTCTTGACCTCATCGCTCTTGGTGAGGATGTCCGCGGCGTAGACGCCGGCCGGACCGGAGCCGATGACGGCGACGCGCAGCGGGCGCTCCGCGGAGCCGACGGCTGCGTTCGAGGGGGTGGGGAGTTCTGACACGGCTGTGTTCCTTTCGTCGACTGCTCCATAGGATGTCATTCCAGCCTGGGATTCCGGCGAGAACGACGTCCTGTGGAGCACTCGATCAGAGTGCATGAGTGGGGGTGAGGCGAAGATGCTCGGGGGCATAGGGGCTGAGCCGGACGACGTCCCCCACCACGATGACGGCGGGATTCTCGACCCCGACGTCGGCGGCGCGGTCCGCGATGTCCGCGACGGTCGCCACGGTGACCCGCTGATCCGGCGCGTAGCCGCGCTCCACGATCGCCACGGGGGTGTCCCGCGGGAGCCCTGAGCTGGCGAGGGTGTCCATCGACCGGGACAGGGCCTTGACGCCCATGAGGAGGACCACGGTGTGGTCCGGCCGGGCGGGCAGGCTGCCCAGTTCGTCGTGGCCCGTGACGACGGAGAAGCCCGTGGCCAGCCCGCGATGCGTCACCGGGATGCCGGCCGCAGCGGGCACGGAGATCGCAGAGGTGACGCCCGGGACCACCTGGACGTCGACGTCGTGCTCGCGGCAGAAGGCGAGCTCTTCGCCGCCGCGGCCGAGGACGTACGGGTCGCCGCCCTTGAGCCGGACCACGTGGTTCCCCGCGAGCGCCTCGCGGACCAGAATGCGGTTGATCTCGTCCTGCGGGACAGGGTGATGGCCGGGGGTTTTGCCCACTTCGATCACGCGGACGTCCTCCGGCAGACCGTCCAGGACGGAGCGCGGGCCGAGGCGATCGGCCACGACGACGTCGGCCTCCGCCAGGAGCTGCCGGGCGCGGACGGTCATGAGGCCGGGATCGCCCGGGCCGCCGCCGACGAGCGCGACGCTTCCCTTGGCCCGGCTCGTGACCTGACCGCCGCGCGGGGTGCCCCGGCGGTGGTGGCGGAGCGGCAGGGCGCCTTCGTCGAGGGCCGCGGCGACGGCGTCGCGCACGGCCATCGCACGGCGGGGATCCGCTCCGGCGTTGACCGCGATCTTCACGTCGTCCACGCTGGCGACGGCGGGCGTCCAGGCGGCTGAGCTCTCGTGATCCCCGGCATTGACGCACCAGATCCGTCGGGCCTCGGAGTCGGCCGCGACCTGGGCGTCCACCGCGGGGTCGCCCGTGGCGGTCTGGACGAACCAGGGGGTGTCGAGGTCTTCGGTGCGGTAGCCGCGGGCCTCCCAGCGGAGGAGTCCGGCGTCGGCAAGGTCGCGGATCGTCTCCACCGCTTCGGGGGCGACCACCGTGACCCGGGCTCCGGCGTCGAGCAGGCCCTTGGCACGTCGCGCGGCGACCTTGCCGCCGCCGACCACCAGCACCGGGCGGCCGAGAAGGCGCAGTGCCGTGGGATAGATGTCCATCAGAGCCATGCGAAAACCATAGGGGTGACGCGTAACACTCATCAAAGCTGCCGAAACGGCGGTTCACGCAAGGTCACGGAAGGACACATAGCGCCGCGGCTGTCGCCGAATTGATGTCAGACCACCGGGCCATGCTGGACCCAACAGAAGCGCACTCTTAGGAGAAACCATGGAAATCATGTCACCGAAACAACTCGCGGCACATTGCCTTCAACAGAACCTGGCACCCGATCACGCGTGGAATCTCGTCAAGCGAGTGTGGGCCTGGGACACCGATGAACTGCCGTGGGACGACGCACCCCTTGGTGACTGCGAAACCCGCCTGACGATGGTGGCCCAGTGCATCTTCCTCTCGCGCGTCACTGCATTGCTCACAGGCTCGGATCGAGAGGAAGACGACGAAGAGAGTATCGAACTCACGTGTCAGGACATCGGGGTGAATCCCATGGCACTGGGAGCCATCGCGTTCTCCCACGGAGCGTTGACGGAGGAGCGGATGTTTGAAGAATCACTGATTCTTCAAACTGCTCGTCAGCTCGTCCCGAACGCGCTGCAAGTGCTCGATATGGATGCCTCGGGTTTGCTCTTCGCGGTTTTTCAAACCCAGTTCGAAAGGGAGGACGCAGCAGATGCCGAGGAAGCTGCGGGACGCAGGATGAACGCTCTCCGTGTTGACGATCATCGAGCCTTTGAATACGCCGATGACCTGCTGCGCATGCGCCAATGAAGAGCCCCAAGACCACGTAGGCTACCTCCCGTGATCAGCTTCAGCGAGGAGATCCGCATCGCCGCGCGGCCGGACAAGGTCTTCGGCCTGTCCCTCGACGTCGACGCCCATACCCGTTCCATGGCCGATTCGGGCGAGCGCGCCGTGGCCGGAGTGACGACGGGCCGTATGGGACCGGGCGACACCGTGACCTGGCAGGCCCGGCATTTCGGGGTCCCGATCCGCATGACGTCCCGGATCACGGAGTACCGCGAACCGTCGCACTTCGTGGACGAACAGCTCCGCGGACCGTTCAGGTTCTGGCGCCACGAGCACCGTTTCACGCCCGACGACGGCGGCACCCTCCTGCGCGACGACATCACCTTCGCCGCCCCGCTGGGTCCGCTCGGCCGCCTCGCCGAACTGCTGGTCCTCCGCTGGTACATGCCGCAGCTGATCCGGCAGCGGAACGAGTTCCTCAAAGCGGCGGCCGAGGGCGGTCCGCCGATCTGACGGGACCGGGTCTGACGGGACCGGGCCGGGTCGCACGCGGGCAATCCGCCGAAACAGTGAGTTTGCGCTGAAACAGTGAGCTTGACGCACTGTTTCAGCGCAAACTCACTGTTTCACCGGGGCGCTCTCTCCGCAGCGACGCAGTACCCGCGTGTATTACCCCTGCGTATTACTCGTACGAGCAGATGTAGGCCACGGGATCGCTGGTCATGACGGTGAAGGACACCCCGGCCTCGACCTCGAACACCGAGCCTGCCTCATAGCGGACCCACTCCCCACTCTCGGCCGGGACCTTCACGTCCCAGCTGCCGCGCACCAGCTGCATGCGCTCCGGGGAGGACGTGCCGAAGGTCCACTCGCCCGGGGCGATGACGCCGACCGTGAACTTCCCCTCGTCGTCCCCGGAGCCCAGGCTGCGGACGTTGCCGTCGAAGTATTCGTGCTGGCTGATCATGGGGGCTCCTTCAGTGCGGGCCCGGCGGTCCGGCCGGGCGACTGTCCCCCACGTTAGGACGGACGGCTCTCCGCTCCAATCGCCGTCCGGATTGTTGCGGGGCCGTCCGCGACGGACGCAGCCGCCGTCGCGGGTTCAGCCGGGACGGCGGGCGGTCGGACCGCCGCGGCGCGGTGCGCCGTGACGATCCCGGCGATGACGACCAGACATCCGACCGGCTGGTTCCAGCTCAGCCGTTCGTCGAGGAGCACGATGCCGAGCAGCACCGCGACCAACGGACTCACATAGGTGACGGTCGACGCCCGGATGGCGCCCCACTGCGACACGATGGCGGTGTTCAGGATGTACGCCACACCCGTCCCGAGCGATCCGAGAAGGACCAGGCAGATCACCGCCACGGGGTTGAGCGCGAGGTGGGCTGCGGCGGGCGACGCCCACACGACGAACGGGAAGGTGACCAGCGCGACGCCGGCCGCGAGCGTCAGCTGCACCGTCGCCACGGTGATGGAGTCGTAGTGATGCTTCCCGATCACGAACCGGCGCATGTAGGCGAAGCCGAGTCCGTAGCATCCGGCGGCGCCCAGGCACGCGAGCTGAGCGGGCAGCGAACCGAGCAGGGCGGGGTCGCCCGCCATGGTCCACGGAGCGATCACGAGCACCACGCCCGCCCCTCCCACCGCGACGCCCAGAGCCTGCCCTTTCGTGAGGTGTTCGGAGGGCAGGACGGCGGCGATGGCGAGTGCGGTCATGAGGGGTGTGGCCGCGTTCAGGATCGCGGAGAGGCCGGACGGAAGTGATTCCCCGGCCCAGGCGAACAGGCTGAACGGCAGCACGCAGAGGAGCAGGCCCACCATGATCATGTGGCCCCAGAAGCGCCGCTCACGGGGCCAGACGCGTCCACTGAGCACCATCACGAGGCACAGTGTCACGGCTCCGAGGACGACCCGCCCCAGCACGACCTGTGCCGGGGTGAAGGCGGTCAGAGATTCCTTGATGAAGAGGAAGCTGGAGCCCCAGACGAGCGCCAGGATGATGAAGGCGGCGACGGTGCCGAACCGGCGAGTGTTCATGAGTCAACCATCGAACCTGATACTTCATGAAGCAAATACATCGAACTCATTTGGGCATACCCTGAATGCATGGCACCCACGGTTCCTCAATTGCGGACTCTGCTGGCGGTGGTGGACACGGGATCGTTCACCGCGGCGGCCCAGACTCTCAGCGTCAGCCAGTCCGCAGTTTCCCGGACGCTCCGGGCCCTCGAAGACGACATCGGGGGCCTCCTCCTCGACCGGGACCGCGCCAATGCCCCCACGGCCCTCGCCGCCGACGTGCTCCCGCACACCCGTGCCGCCGTCGCCGCTCTGGATGCGCTGTCCGCACGGGTCCGGGCCCGTTCCGGCGTCCCCGTGGGCCGGATCCGTCTCGGCACCGTTCCAACCGTGATGCAAGGGCTGCTCCCGGAACTGCTCAGCGCGTGGCAGGCTCGCCTGCCCAAGGTCGAGGTCAGCCTGTTCGAGGGCGACGACGAGGAGATCCCGGAGTGGCTCGAGACCGGCATCGTGGACGCCGGCATCCTCGTGGACCCGCCCACCGACCCTCCGGGGTCGCTCCTGGTGGGCGAGGACGAGTACCGCGCCATCGTGCGCCGGGACCATCCCTACGCCGACGAGACCTCTATCCCCCTGGAGGAACTGCTGGAGGACGGTCTCATCACCAGCATGGGCGGTTGCGAGACACAGGTGCGCCGGATCCACCGGATCGCGGGGGTCCCCTTCACCTCGCGGCAGCAGGTCCGGGAGCTCGCCACGCTCATCACCATGGTGCACGAGGGAATGGGCGTTGCGATCATGCCAGGGCTCGGCGAGGGCCTGCTGCCCCCGGCCCTCCGCATGGTGCGCCTCGAGCCGACCGTGAGCCGGCGGCTGGTTCTGACGGGTCCCAGCACCCGGGCGTGGAGCCCGATCGCCGAGGCGATGGTCAGCTCGCTGCGGGCGGAGTGACGGGCGCCGTCGTCGCACCCTCTCCTGGATCGACTGCTCCCTAGGATGTCGCTCCACGCCTGACAACACCCAGAACGACATCCTGTGGAGCAGTCGATGGGGTGGTGATCAGCCCTGTCCGAAGACGTGCTTGACGATGTTGCCGAGCAGCGCCGCGTTGTAGTCGACGCCGAGCTGGTTCGGGATGGTCACCAGGACGGTGTCGGCCTCCTGCACGGCCTCGTCGCGGGCGAGTTCCTCGGCCAGCTGGTCGGGCTCCCCGATGTAGGAGCGGCCGAAGCGGGACACGGCCCCGTCCAGCCACCCGACCTGGTCGCGGCCTTCGACCTGACCGCGCAGACCGAAGTAGTGGTGGTCCTCCTCCGATACGAGCGGGATGATGCTGCGGCTCACCGAGACGCGCGGCGTCCAGTCGTGACCCGCATCCTTCCAGGCCTCGCGGAACACCCGGATCTGCTCGGCCTGCAGCTGGTCGAACGGCACTCCCGTGTCCTCGGTGAGGAGGGTCGAGCTCATGAGGTTCATGCCCTGCTCAGCGGCCCAGACCGCCGTCGCGCGGGTGCCGGCGCCCCACCAGATGCGGCGTTCGAGGCCCGGTGACTGCGGTTCGACCGGCAGCAACAGACCCGGACGGCCGTTGCCGGCATCAGCCG
Above is a window of Arthrobacter sp. Y-9 DNA encoding:
- a CDS encoding SRPBCC family protein; its protein translation is MISFSEEIRIAARPDKVFGLSLDVDAHTRSMADSGERAVAGVTTGRMGPGDTVTWQARHFGVPIRMTSRITEYREPSHFVDEQLRGPFRFWRHEHRFTPDDGGTLLRDDITFAAPLGPLGRLAELLVLRWYMPQLIRQRNEFLKAAAEGGPPI
- a CDS encoding LysR family transcriptional regulator, which translates into the protein MAPTVPQLRTLLAVVDTGSFTAAAQTLSVSQSAVSRTLRALEDDIGGLLLDRDRANAPTALAADVLPHTRAAVAALDALSARVRARSGVPVGRIRLGTVPTVMQGLLPELLSAWQARLPKVEVSLFEGDDEEIPEWLETGIVDAGILVDPPTDPPGSLLVGEDEYRAIVRRDHPYADETSIPLEELLEDGLITSMGGCETQVRRIHRIAGVPFTSRQQVRELATLITMVHEGMGVAIMPGLGEGLLPPALRMVRLEPTVSRRLVLTGPSTRAWSPIAEAMVSSLRAE
- a CDS encoding pyrimidine/purine nucleoside phosphorylase — translated: MISQHEYFDGNVRSLGSGDDEGKFTVGVIAPGEWTFGTSSPERMQLVRGSWDVKVPAESGEWVRYEAGSVFEVEAGVSFTVMTSDPVAYICSYE
- a CDS encoding FCD domain-containing protein translates to MTTARNTSKSATPAGGLHHPEGRQPLAAAVARQLREAIASGAWEIGQRIPTESELMERFQVSRGTLREGIKALAHAGVLEVRQGDGTYVRARSELEGTASRSVGEHTAAHVFEVRQVLDTQAARLAAQRAEAPGIEELQRILDASLEAWHAGRIAEWADLDWEFHRGVARLSGNPLLEQLYSGFAGAFKRDLLNQSEHRDFDPSLQPGHQDLLTALASGDPETAERSVRCGLEIAESRS
- a CDS encoding DMT family transporter, translated to MNTRRFGTVAAFIILALVWGSSFLFIKESLTAFTPAQVVLGRVVLGAVTLCLVMVLSGRVWPRERRFWGHMIMVGLLLCVLPFSLFAWAGESLPSGLSAILNAATPLMTALAIAAVLPSEHLTKGQALGVAVGGAGVVLVIAPWTMAGDPALLGSLPAQLACLGAAGCYGLGFAYMRRFVIGKHHYDSITVATVQLTLAAGVALVTFPFVVWASPAAAHLALNPVAVICLVLLGSLGTGVAYILNTAIVSQWGAIRASTVTYVSPLVAVLLGIVLLDERLSWNQPVGCLVVIAGIVTAHRAAAVRPPAVPAEPATAAASVADGPATIRTAIGAESRPS
- the cobA gene encoding uroporphyrinogen-III C-methyltransferase; translated protein: MALMDIYPTALRLLGRPVLVVGGGKVAARRAKGLLDAGARVTVVAPEAVETIRDLADAGLLRWEARGYRTEDLDTPWFVQTATGDPAVDAQVAADSEARRIWCVNAGDHESSAAWTPAVASVDDVKIAVNAGADPRRAMAVRDAVAAALDEGALPLRHHRRGTPRGGQVTSRAKGSVALVGGGPGDPGLMTVRARQLLAEADVVVADRLGPRSVLDGLPEDVRVIEVGKTPGHHPVPQDEINRILVREALAGNHVVRLKGGDPYVLGRGGEELAFCREHDVDVQVVPGVTSAISVPAAAGIPVTHRGLATGFSVVTGHDELGSLPARPDHTVVLLMGVKALSRSMDTLASSGLPRDTPVAIVERGYAPDQRVTVATVADIADRAADVGVENPAVIVVGDVVRLSPYAPEHLRLTPTHAL
- a CDS encoding FAD-dependent oxidoreductase, producing the protein MTSYGAVDERNTAVSELPTPSNAAVGSAERPLRVAVIGSGPAGVYAADILTKSDEVKSGELTVSIDLFDRYPAPYGLIRYGVAPDHPRIKGIVNALHKVLDRGDIRFFGNVDYGTDLSLEDLRKHYDAVIFATGAIKDADLNIPGVELEGSFGGADFVSWYDGHPDVPREWPLEAKEVAVIGNGNVALDVARVLSKHADDLLVTEIPDNVYAGLKASPVTDVHVFGRRGPAQIKFTPLELRELSHSQDVDIILYAEDFEFDEASDEAIQSNNQIKTMVGTLTNWFAEQPEDLSELTASRRLHLHFLHSPVEITDSPETPGKVAGIRFERTELDGTGNARGTGEYVDYPVQAVYRTIGYFGSPLPGVEFDHRKGVVINDGGRVLDASGAPVPGVYATGWIKRGPVGLIGHTKGDALETITHLLEDRTALPVADDAAENAVVALLESRGVQYTSWDGWNRLDAHERALGAEATAGGGSHGVSVERERIKVVSREEMVSISRDGAGAVVGS
- a CDS encoding LLM class flavin-dependent oxidoreductase codes for the protein MNSKKIGFLSFGHYGRSAGSHTQDAGESLRQAIELSVAAEEQGVAGAFFRVHHFARQGAAPFPLLSAIAARTTTLEMGTGVIDMRYENPLYMAEEAAATDLISQGRLQLGVSRGSPEPALNGAENFGYIPRDGETPADMARRHTELFRRAITGAGIAPADAGNGRPGLLLPVEPQSPGLERRIWWGAGTRATAVWAAEQGMNLMSSTLLTEDTGVPFDQLQAEQIRVFREAWKDAGHDWTPRVSVSRSIIPLVSEEDHHYFGLRGQVEGRDQVGWLDGAVSRFGRSYIGEPDQLAEELARDEAVQEADTVLVTIPNQLGVDYNAALLGNIVKHVFGQG